The Cetobacterium somerae ATCC BAA-474 region CTTCGACACTTAATTGCCCAGATATTATTCCAGCTCCAATAGAGCAAAGTGTTTCCCACGAACCGCTTGGAAGATATTCTCTATCAAAAAATCCTACATATTGGTATTGGTTTCCTAAGTCATAACTTTTTTCAAATTTTCCAAGTTCACTTTTAGCATTAGTTAATCCTGGGGGAAGAACATTTGCTGTAGCCATTTTAGAAACATTTTCTGGCTTTGCTAAATAGTCTAAAAATTCTAAAGCTTCCTTTTTATTAGGAGAATTTTTCCAAACACCTATTGCCATTCTTTCTCCTGTTATAAAATATGATTTTTCTGTTTTATCTTTAGTTGGTAATGCTATAAAATCCATTCTAGCATTTGGATTGTATGTTAATCCTTCTCTAATCATTGAAGTACCAAAGAATAAGAATGCTGCTTTTCCTGTTCCAAGAGCTCTTGCAGCATCATTTCCAGTTAAAGCATCCCTATTGATATATCCTTTATCTTTTAAAGTTTTTATAAATTCTCCTGTTTCATTCCATGATTTTTCATCAAAAATTCCATTTTTTAAGTTTTCACCTTGAGGATTATCTTTATTTAGAATTATTAAGCCTGGAACAATCCAATCATAAATATTACCAATAGAAGCTGAATCTTTTCCTCCTAAATAAATTGGAGTAACTCCAATATTTTTAATTTTTTCTAGTGCTACTAAAAAATCATCTGTTGTTTTTATAGATTTAGGATCAACATTTGCTTTTTCAAGAACATCTAAATTGTATGGAAGCCCGACAATATCTATATCTAAAGGCAGTGTATAGAATTTTTCATCATTATCAGTAATAACAGGTTTGATAGCAGGGCTAACATATTGTGCCCATTCTCTATTGTTTAGTGGTTCTAAATATTCTTTGTATCTATTAATAGACCAACCATGAGTTCCGAAAAGATCAGGTAAAGAATTTGTTGCCATTTTTGTTTTCATTGTTTCTTCATAATCAGAACTTCCAGGAATAAATTCAACGTTTACGTCTGTTTGGTTTTTGTTATATTCATCAATAATTTCTTGTAGAGCTATTGAAGATGGTTCTTGAGCATGAGAATTACTTGTAATTATTAGTTGTTTTTTTTGAGGAATGCCCTCCTCTTTTTCACAACCAGCAAATAGAACTAAAAAAGCTAATGATAAAATAATTTTTTTCATAATAAACACCCCTTATTTTTATTTTATAGATCCACTCGTCATTCCGGCAATAAAATATCTTTGTAAAAAAAGATATAATGTTATTATTGGTAGAACGGCAATAATAGCAGCAGCAGCGGCAGCTCCTAAATTGGAAGATGAGTGACTAAAAAATGAAGAAATTGCTAAAGTTACAACTCTCATTTTTTGAGATTGAAGTAA contains the following coding sequences:
- a CDS encoding ABC transporter substrate-binding protein gives rise to the protein MKKIILSLAFLVLFAGCEKEEGIPQKKQLIITSNSHAQEPSSIALQEIIDEYNKNQTDVNVEFIPGSSDYEETMKTKMATNSLPDLFGTHGWSINRYKEYLEPLNNREWAQYVSPAIKPVITDNDEKFYTLPLDIDIVGLPYNLDVLEKANVDPKSIKTTDDFLVALEKIKNIGVTPIYLGGKDSASIGNIYDWIVPGLIILNKDNPQGENLKNGIFDEKSWNETGEFIKTLKDKGYINRDALTGNDAARALGTGKAAFLFFGTSMIREGLTYNPNARMDFIALPTKDKTEKSYFITGERMAIGVWKNSPNKKEALEFLDYLAKPENVSKMATANVLPPGLTNAKSELGKFEKSYDLGNQYQYVGFFDREYLPSGSWETLCSIGAGIISGQLSVEEATKKMKEDFDRLKNK